Part of the Rhizobiales bacterium NRL2 genome is shown below.
ATGATGGCGACGACGAGCCAGTGCCAGAAGGAGAACGGACCCATGTTCGACCTCCGCAACCACGGGGGCCCGGCCGCGGTCGGCCCCGGGTCCGCAAGACATTTTCTAGATGTGGCCGCCGCTCCGGAATGCAAGCGCCGGATCCTCCTGCCAGGCCGTCCGGGAAGGCCATACGCGGCTCACATGCCTCCTCCGCCAAGGGGAATATCGTCGGGAGAGTGTATTTGAGGTATCATTCGACCGGCGTGAGATCACCATCGCCCAGACAGGCGTGCCGGCCGGGCCCCGACCGGGCAGGTTCGAAGGACCGGGGACGAACGCCATGAACATCAGCCTGGCTAACGACTTCAGACACGCGCTGGACCGCGGTGAGCTTTCGCCGGCATTCCAGCCGGTCCGCCGCCTGAGCGATGGCACCATTGCCGGGGCCGAAGCGCTGATGCGCTGGACCCATGCCGAACATGGCCGCATTGAATCGGCCGAGTTCATTCCCGTCAGCGAACGGACCGGCTCGATCCATGCTCCGGGCGCCTGGATGCTGGAACAGGCGCTGTCTGCACTCACCGGCTGGCGAAAGCAGAGCGCCGGAAGGTCGATGTTCGTGGCTGTAAACCTGTCAGTGGTCCAGTTGTCGAGGTCCGATATCGCCACACAGTGCACCGGAATCCTGAACGCCCACGGCATCGCGCCCGAATGCCTGCATCTGGAAGTGACGGAGACTGCGCCGCTTGATCATCCGGCGGCGGAAGAAGGCATTCGCGCCCTTGGCGCCGCCGGCTTTCGCCTGGCGATGGATGACTTCGGTGCAGGATTCAGCTCCTTCACCCATCTCCACCGGCTGCCCTTCGACACGCTGAAGATCGATCGCTCCTTCGTGGGCGGGCTGGACGACAGCCGCCGCTCGCGGGCGATCGTCGCCAATGTGGTGCGTCTGGCGCACGATCTGGACATGACCGTGGTGGCGGAAGGCGTCGAGACGGAGTGGCAATTGCGGTTCCTGCGCGACGCCGGGTGCGATCTGGGCCAGGGATATCTGCTTGGTCCCCCCGCCGCAGCCGCGGACCTCGCCCGCGAACTGGGCGGCTAGTCGACGGCCGCGGGCATCAGACGCAGCGCCCGCCATCGACCTCGATACAGGTTCCGGTGATGAAGACCGCATCGTCGGAGGCCAGGAACAGGCAGGCATTGGCGATGTCGAGCGGCGTGCTCATGCGCCCGAGCGGCACCGTCGACACGAACTTTTCCCTGATCTCCGGCGTGTCCTCGCCGCCCATGAACTCGGCCACCATTCCCGTGTCGCCGATCACCGGGTGAATGGCGTTGACCCGGATATTCATCGGCGCCAGTTCCAGCGCCATGGACTTGGTGATGACCGTCGCCGCGCCCTTGGAGCCGTTGTACCAGGTGAGGCCGGGGCGGGGGCGCACCGCGGCAGTCGACGACGTGACGATGATCGACCCGCCATTCGCCTTCATCAGGTCCAGGCCGTGCCGGGCGGCGTGGTAGAGGCTCTTCACGTTGACGGCGTAGATCCGGTCGAAGGTCGCCTCGTCGATCTCCCACATCGGCCGGTTGCGCTGCGGCACGCCGGCATTGCAGACGAGACAGTCGAGACGGCCGTCGAAGATTCCGCCCGCGTGCTCGAACAGCCTGCGCACGCTGTCGCCGTCCGCAACATCCGCAACGGCCGCCTCCGCCGCGGGTCCGATCGCCTCGGCCACCCGGCCGGCGGCATCAGCGTCGATATCGACCACCAGCACGCGCGCGCCTTCCTCGGCGAAGCGCCGCGCGATGCCTTCGCCGAACCCCGAACCCGCACCCGTGACCAGCGCGGTCTTGCCTTCCAGCCGCATGTCTTCCTCCCGTTGTCGCTGTCGCAGTCCCAGCTTAGCGGCGATGCGACCGCATGCCACGCGGAACCCTGCGGAGTGGCGGCGTAATCGTTTCCGCATGCAACGCCATCACATCTTCGCTCTCATCGTACTGGTGATCGCCGCCGTCATCGGCATCTCCGCCATCATCGTCTGGCAGAGCCGGAGCGGGGAGCGCGTCGCCGGGGCCGTCAACGTCACGAAGGGCGTCGAGATCGGCGGGCCCTTCACCATGACGGACCACCGCGGCCGCGAAGTCACCGAAGCGATGCTGCAGGGCCGTCATGCCCTGATCTATTTCGGCTACACCTTCTGCCCGGACGTCTGCCCCACCGAATTGCAGGACATGGCCGTGGCCCTCGACCTGGCCGGCGAAGCCGGTGAGAAGGTTCTGCCGGTCTTCGTCACCATCGATCCCGCCCGCGACGGCCAGCAGGAGATGGCGGCCTATGTGGAGGCCTTCCATCCGCGCATGGTCGGTCTGCGGGGCACCGACGAACAGACCGCGGCCATGGCCAGGGCCTACCGGGTCTTCTACGCGCCGGTGAACAGGGAGGACGAATACTACCTGATGGATCACTCCAACTTCATCTTCCTGATGGGTCCGGACGGCGACAATATTGCCATCTTCAACGGTCAGGCCTCGCCGGAGACGATAGCGGCCGGCATCCGCCAAGCGGTCGACGGCTAGGGTCCGCCGGGCGCAACGAAAAGGGCCGGACCGGCAGATGCCGGCCCGACCCCAACCTGTCGCGAATCCGTCGGTTCAGTTGGACTTCGCGGCTTCTTCCTTGATCATCTCGAAGACGACATCGCGGTAGCCCTTGAACCAGTCGGTCTTCGGTTCGAAACC
Proteins encoded:
- the fabG gene encoding 3-oxoacyl-ACP reductase (Catalyzes the first of the two reduction steps in the elongation cycle of fatty acid synthesis); this encodes MRLEGKTALVTGAGSGFGEGIARRFAEEGARVLVVDIDADAAGRVAEAIGPAAEAAVADVADGDSVRRLFEHAGGIFDGRLDCLVCNAGVPQRNRPMWEIDEATFDRIYAVNVKSLYHAARHGLDLMKANGGSIIVTSSTAAVRPRPGLTWYNGSKGAATVITKSMALELAPMNIRVNAIHPVIGDTGMVAEFMGGEDTPEIREKFVSTVPLGRMSTPLDIANACLFLASDDAVFITGTCIEVDGGRCV